A single region of the Solwaraspora sp. WMMD406 genome encodes:
- a CDS encoding helix-turn-helix domain-containing protein: MAATGTAASTEKGRRIVGAERQTLAKDLVKRYTSGESIRALAASTGRSYGFVHRVLTESGVQLRQRGGARRRKKQQ, from the coding sequence ATGGCAGCCACCGGCACAGCCGCCAGCACCGAGAAGGGTCGCCGGATCGTCGGAGCCGAGCGTCAGACCCTGGCCAAGGACCTGGTCAAGCGGTACACCTCCGGCGAGAGCATCCGCGCCCTGGCGGCCTCCACCGGCCGTTCCTACGGTTTCGTCCACCGGGTGCTCACCGAATCCGGAGTGCAACTGCGCCAGCGTGGTGGCGCCCGGCGTCGTAAGAAGCAGCAGTGA
- a CDS encoding enoyl-CoA hydratase/isomerase family protein: MTVSDGVRLEYAGPVATVTLDRPDVLNAQTPAMWRALWAIGRELRGDVRVVVVRGAGRAFSSGLDRSFIVAPPVAVGEPEECAAQIATFQESFTWLTRPDLITVAAVHGPAVGAGFQLALACDLRVLTDDARFCMAEVTLGLVPDLGGTRRLVDLVGYSRALEICVTGRWIDAGEADRIGLANLVVPADQLTPAVADLTAAVLAGPRDAIVEIKALLTGAVGRTPAAQLRAEREAQTRRLRDLAGLGE, encoded by the coding sequence CTGACCGTGTCCGACGGCGTACGCCTCGAATACGCCGGGCCGGTCGCGACGGTGACGTTGGACCGGCCCGACGTGCTCAACGCCCAGACTCCCGCCATGTGGCGGGCGCTGTGGGCGATCGGCCGCGAACTACGCGGCGACGTCCGCGTCGTGGTGGTGCGCGGTGCCGGTCGCGCCTTCTCGTCCGGACTCGACCGGTCGTTCATTGTCGCGCCCCCGGTGGCCGTCGGCGAGCCCGAGGAGTGCGCCGCCCAGATCGCCACCTTCCAGGAATCCTTCACCTGGCTGACCCGCCCTGATCTGATCACCGTCGCCGCCGTGCACGGGCCGGCCGTCGGGGCCGGATTCCAACTCGCCCTCGCCTGTGATCTGCGGGTCCTTACCGACGACGCCCGATTCTGCATGGCGGAGGTGACCCTCGGGCTGGTGCCCGACCTCGGCGGCACCCGACGTCTCGTCGATCTGGTCGGCTACAGCCGGGCTTTGGAGATCTGCGTCACAGGTCGGTGGATCGACGCGGGAGAAGCGGATCGGATCGGTCTGGCCAATCTGGTGGTACCGGCCGACCAGCTCACCCCGGCCGTGGCCGATCTGACCGCGGCGGTGCTGGCCGGACCCCGGGACGCGATCGTCGAGATCAAGGCGTTGCTCACCGGGGCGGTGGGCCGTACCCCCGCCGCGCAGCTGCGCGCCGAACGTGAGGCCCAGACCCGGCGCCTGCGTGACCTCGCCGGGCTCGGCGAGTAA